TCGTCGTGGTCGCGCGCGAACAGCACGTCGGCCGCGCCGCGGACCTGCTGCACCTCAGCCAACCCGCCGTCACCAAGACGCTCAACGAACTCGAGACCCTGGCCGGGGTGAAACTGCTGGACCGGGGACGCCACGGCGCGCACCTGACCGCCGCGGGGCAGCGCTTCCTGCGGCACGCGCGGGAGGTCACCGCGTCGCTCGACGCCGCCGCCGCGGCCCTGGCCGGCGTCGGTGAGCCCACCCCCGACCCGCTGCGGATCGGCGCCCTGCCCACCGTCGCCGGCTCCCTGCTGCCCGAGGTTCTCACCCGGCTGCGCGCCCGGCACCCCGAACTCGACGTCCGGGTCCGCACCGACCCGAACACCGTCCTGCTCTCCGCCCTGGCCACCGGTACCGTCGACGTCGTGCTCGGCCGCATGGCCGAGCCCGCCCGGATGGTCGGGCTGTCGTTCGAACTCCTCTACGCCGAAACCCTCGTGTGCGTCGTGCGCCCCGGACACCCCCTCGCCGGCCGGCCCGTCACTCTCGCCGACCTGCTCGACCACCCACTCGTCGTCGCCACCCGCGGCACGGTGCCGCGGCACGCCGCCGACGCCCTGTTCGAACGGCACGGTCTGCGCCCGCCCGGCGGTCGCCTCGAGACCCTGGACCTGTCCGTCGCGCGCGGGGTGGTGCGTCGCAGCGACGCCGTGTGGATCACCACCGAACGCGCCCCCCGCGACGACCTCGCCGACGGAACCCTGTGCCGCCTCGACCTTCCCGCCGCCGGAACCGTCGAACCCGTGGGGGTGCTGCGCCGCAGCGCCGACACCCCGTCGGCGGCCCTCGACAACCTGCTCACCCTCCTGCGCGACATCGCCGTGGGGGAGACATGGCAGGATTTCCCCCATGGCTGACCAGACTCCCGATCTTCCCCCGACCGAACTGTGGGTCGAACGCACCGGAACCCGCCGCTACACCGGCCGCAGCTCCCGGGGCGCCGAGGTGCTCATCGGATCCGAGAACGTCGAGGGCGTCTTCACACCCGGTGAGCTGCTGAAGATCGCGCTGGCCGCGTGCTCGGGCATGTCCTCGGACTTCCCGCTGTCCCGCCGCCTCGGCGACGACTACGACGCCACCATCCGCGTCTCCGGTGCCGCCGACCGCGAGAACGAGGTGTACCCGCACCTCGAGGAGGAACTGGTCCTCGACCTGTCCGAACTCGACACCGAGGCCCAGGCCCGCCTGCTCGCCCTCGTCGAACGTTCCATCGACAAGGTGTGCACCGTGGGCCGCACCCTCAAGGCCGGCACCAAGGTCTCGCTCACCATCACCCCCGAGTCCTGAGGCCATGACCACGAACCCGGACACCGAACGGCTCACCGCGTGGGTGCACGGCCGGGTCCAGGGCGTGGGTTTCCGCTGGTTCACCCGGGCCCGCGCCCTCGAACTCGGACTCGTCGGACACGCCACCAACCACCCCGACGGGCGGGTGCTGGTCGTCGCCGAGGGCCCGCGGCCCGCGCTCGAACAACTCCTGGCCTGGTTGCGCTCCGGCGACACCCCGGGCGAGGTACGGCTGGTCGTCGAATCGTGGGACCCCGCGCGCGGCGGCCTCACCGGTTTCGTCGAACGCTGATCCCGGCCCGTTCGGCCGCGCGGCCTGCTATCTTGCAGCGGTCGTAGGCAACAGCGGCCGACGGGGGTCCGGGCGCACTCGGTGAGTGGGGGAGACCATGGCGAAGCGTGTGCGCGTGACGATCCTGGCGGCGGCCGCCGCGGTGGCGACGGCGCCCTGGACGGCCGGCCCGGCGGCGGCCGATCCCGACGATGCCTGTGCGCTGCGGCCCGTGACCACGGTGACCTCCGGCCTCGGAGTGCTCGAGAACCTCGCCTTCGACGGCCGCGGCGGCCTGCTCGTCTC
This region of Rhodococcus sp. Z13 genomic DNA includes:
- the pcaQ gene encoding pca operon transcription factor PcaQ, giving the protein MDLEFDLPRTEPDLAARIRLRHLRCFVVVAREQHVGRAADLLHLSQPAVTKTLNELETLAGVKLLDRGRHGAHLTAAGQRFLRHAREVTASLDAAAAALAGVGEPTPDPLRIGALPTVAGSLLPEVLTRLRARHPELDVRVRTDPNTVLLSALATGTVDVVLGRMAEPARMVGLSFELLYAETLVCVVRPGHPLAGRPVTLADLLDHPLVVATRGTVPRHAADALFERHGLRPPGGRLETLDLSVARGVVRRSDAVWITTERAPRDDLADGTLCRLDLPAAGTVEPVGVLRRSADTPSAALDNLLTLLRDIAVGETWQDFPHG
- a CDS encoding acylphosphatase encodes the protein MTTNPDTERLTAWVHGRVQGVGFRWFTRARALELGLVGHATNHPDGRVLVVAEGPRPALEQLLAWLRSGDTPGEVRLVVESWDPARGGLTGFVER
- a CDS encoding OsmC family protein: MADQTPDLPPTELWVERTGTRRYTGRSSRGAEVLIGSENVEGVFTPGELLKIALAACSGMSSDFPLSRRLGDDYDATIRVSGAADRENEVYPHLEEELVLDLSELDTEAQARLLALVERSIDKVCTVGRTLKAGTKVSLTITPES